One Bos taurus isolate L1 Dominette 01449 registration number 42190680 breed Hereford chromosome 25, ARS-UCD2.0, whole genome shotgun sequence genomic window carries:
- the CCL24 gene encoding C-C motif chemokine 24 precursor — translation MAGPVTMATSLLLLALCIPPADSVTLPSSCCITFISKKIPESRVISYQLTNRSICPQAGVIFTTQKGQKFCGNPKLPWVQKYVKNLDAKQKKASARARAMSTTAPFWRHLANSTFI, via the exons ATGGCAGGGCCCGTGACCATGGCAACCAGCCTCCTCCTCTTGGCCCTGTGCATTCCCCCTGCAG ACTCCGTGACACTCCCCTCTTCCTGCTGCATTACCTTCATTTCCAAGAAAATTCCTGAGAGCCGAGTGATAAGCTACCAGCTTACCAACAGGAGCATCTGCCCCCAGGCAGGAGTGAT CTTCACCACCCAGAAGGGCCAGAAGTTCTGCGGCAATCCCAAGTTGCCGTGGGTCCAGAAGTATGTAAAGAACTTGGATGCCAAGCAGAAGAAAGCCTCCGCTAGGGCCAGGGCGATGAGCACTACAGCCCCCTTCTGGAGACACCTGGCCAACAGCACCTTCATCTAA